In Oreochromis aureus strain Israel breed Guangdong linkage group 17, ZZ_aureus, whole genome shotgun sequence, the genomic stretch ATAATTCTAAAGCTCAAAGAATCACCACCAATCACAGGCTTTTGCTCTCATCATTTAAACAGGTAGCGAACTGGTGGGCGGGGCTAGCATCGCTCCTGATAATGACGTGTTTGTTCACCTGGCTAAGGAGTACTCCCACAATCACGCCTCCATGTACCAAGGTAACCTCTGTATGGACAGCAGGCCGTTCCTGGAGGGCATCACCAACGGATTCCAGTGGTATCGTCTGGAAGGTCAGCGAGTTTAGCTAAGCTTAGCTTACAGAGAGACtggaaacaggaaacattcaTCTGGTTCTGTCAAAAATAGTTCATTTACTACTGAAGTGTTTAAAGAAGGATAGCAAAATGATCACACAGGGATTTGTGATACTTTAGAGAACATACAGAAGATTACCTTCTGATTAGCATTGTAGAAAAACCACTACAATAACCACTACTAGCTTTGCtccacaatttatttatattgaaGTCCTGTGAAAAATTAAGTGCATCCTCACTGCGCCAATAGGAATTATTActgtaagtagcagccaggtgctgataATCAAATCGACTTTATTACCTGATCATCAGTGAAATAAGCACTGAAGTTTTTGCAGGTTGCAGGTCTGCAAAATTCAGGTTTGTGTTAATTCAGTACCAGAATCTCCCCAGAAGTGGACGTCTGATCAGATTTACcccatatttttgtatttattctttaagTCCTCCCAGAAGTAAAGAAGTTAAGACTGTGCAAAACCCAAATACGTCATCTCAGAtcctacaggcctcagttagcatgatACAGGTTAAAGTTTGTAAAGTATCATCTGAGCAAAACACAAGACAAGACACAAGACTGTAACAAAGTGGAAATCTTTATCCATGATGCACAAaccaaacacctcataccagctgtcagcacAGTGGTGGAAGGATGATGGTTTGGGCACCTTGCAATCACTGAGTCGACCATCAACTTTTCCCCAAAATTGGATCAACAGGACAATTTTCCCAAGAACAGCAGCAAATCTCCAAcagaatgacaaaaaataataattataataatgataataatcaaggtgctgcaatggtccagtcaaagtccagacctcagcctGACTCAGGTGCTGTGGTGGGGCCTTCAAAGACCTATGCACACATGAAGGCTGCAAACCTAAATGAACCTAAGCAACGCTGTAAAGAAGTGGACCAAAATTTCTCTATAGTAATGACAGTCTGATAAGGTCATACAGAGAACCATTACTTCAACCTTTTGCCACAAAAAGGAGGCTCTACAATCTGCTGAATCACAGGGTGGACTTGGTTTTTCACAGTGCAAAGAATCATGACTGTACAAAGCTTTTACAGGTTCTCCATCTTCACTCTTTGAGTTTTTATCTTTTGCTCTATCTGAGCAAAgcagcttttttttccattttaattaaGCAAGACTTTCATTGCTTGTGTTGCTTGGAAAGTTGGGTGAATTTCAACTTTAAATGCTGAAGCTTACACTGTAAAGATATTCCAAGATAGTGGGAATGGAAGGTTTATTGTCAAAGTGAAGGACAAGCATCCCAGCAAAACTACAGGACAGGAAATACTCTTACACTCATCACTTTAGCTTCCCTAAAATGTTCTAATACCTCAAAGGAGAAGAGAGTCCCTGGCATTAAAATCTCTGAGTGACACATAAGGAATCACTTCTAAAATAAATCCTCTTAAATCTTGGATAAACTCATATATTGCCTCACATTAAACTTTTGGTAGACTGTTTGTGAGCTCTTAATCTGTgacaaatttaatgtttaatttcagcagtagagaaacttttttttctttaactgtcATGAATTTGAAACTCGTTACAGGAACCTTTGGAAACTACTGCAGGTTAAACAAGGCCAAACAAATACGCCAAGTCaccataaaataaacaaaaatcccCTAGCTATGCAGCTTTAAGACTAGGAACAACCCAGAATGCATCTCTCACAACTAGAAAAGAACTTCCTGCGATTTTTCAAACATaatcttcatttaaaaataatctctTCGTATTTGGAGACAGTTTCTGAAGACAGAAACTCGATGCGGAGCTGCTGAGTGCTCAGCACCCGCGCAGCCCGCTCTGGTGTTGTTCTGCAGAAACCTGATTGCAGTAACCTTATCACGTATGTGGGAACTGTGCACGGCTCGAGGGGCTCATTTGATTGTCACAATGGAGATTTGACTCTTGTTGTGGGCATTCATTAGAAACAGACTGGGATCCTGTTTTACAGTCCAGAAACCTGGTTATTCAATCAGGACTACTCCAATAGACACCTTATCTGAGGTTACTCAAAATTAAGACATAAAGATCAAATGCCTTTTAGGATCACGTTTAAAGAGATTTTGAATTTCCTTAATCTTCTGACAGTTCATGGACCAAAAGTATTAACTGATGTTTAAAATGGTCAGCGAAATATTTGTAAGAGTAGCATCTGACCAtctgtgctgctgcagcttAGTCTCAGCGTCAGTGTGGACCTGAATGTGTTTGATTGTGTGCATCAGGTGGGATGCAGGATTACAACTATGTGTGGGGGCAGTGTTTGGAGATCACTCTGGAACTGTCCTGCTGCAAGTTTCCTCCAGCCAGAGAGCTTCCTGCTTTGTGGAACGACAACAAAAAGGCTCTGCTGGCCTACATCCAGCAAGTCCACCTGGGTCAGTATGTCTCTGTCTTTGAGTCCACCTGTCTCTATTGAAGCAGTATCAGTACTTGATAATAACCTGGTATGTGGTGTTAAGGTGTCAAAGGTCAAGTGTTTGATGGTTCAGGCGTGCCAGTGGAGAACGCAGTTGTGGAGGTCAGAGGTCGCAGGAATATATGTCCATTCAGAACCAACCAACACGGGGAATACTACCGTCTGCTGCTGCCTGGGAACTACACATTCACAGTAAGACTTTACAGCCCAGTGCAGCTTATTCTTCAACCCAAATAAATATTCACTGCCACATGATGTTTGTTTTGGGAATTATGGTCATGTtagagtaaaaaataaaaacacaataaagcaGGGTGTACTTAAGGTTGGGCATACCATGTGATTGACATGTTAACCTGTGAGTCTGCAGTGTCTTTGGCTTTTTAGCTGCTTCGCAAATGTTCAATAACTCAATCACTGGATCTCACTAAGTGATGACAGcaacctgataataatgaattacaatagttattcattattcattcaTTAATTACAAagtgcatgaactagtttttcagcatcactctgagacaggatgggTCCAGTTTTAAAGATATTGTGCAAATAAATGAAGCAAGTCCTACTCATTTGTTTAATGTGGACAtatcttggtcaaaaatgacaacctcacagtgttactgaagGTCAAGGAAATGTCATCCAGAGAAAGCAtatggttagataccatatttctaagatttttaaggCACAGTACAGTAACCTTAGTTTTGTCTGAATATAGAATCAGGTAATTGGAGATTTTCCAGGTCTTAATGTATTTTAAGATATGCCTGTAGTTTAACTAGTTGATTTATATCGCCTGgttaaatgcataaataaagctgggtatcatctgcatagcaatgaaaatgtatactGTATTTCTAATGATATTGCCAGGGAAGCATGCATAATGTATGTCCTGCTCTCCCATATCTTTTATTGTAGGTAACATATCCAGGTCACGAGGTTTTGACAAAGACTCTCAGTGTCCCGTATGGTCCGGATCAATACTCTGCCCTTAAACATGACTTCCTGTTACGACGCATAGCCCGAACGACTAGACGGACGGTGGGTAGCGCTACCCAAACTGATGCCACCCCTACCTGTAACTACACTTTACAACAGAAAGCGGGTGGACCCATGAACAGGCCCACATGGAGCAGCCTGGCTATAGGGCTCAGCATGGCGGCAGTGCTGCGATCCCTGATCGACTGAAGTGAAATTGCCAGCCAGTGTTTGCAGGTTCAGTTCCTTTCAACATCAAACCAAACACGTACAGCAAAACTGTGACATGTGCAGCCTTCTGAGGAGACACATGGAGCAGGAGTTTAACAATTCCTGCAAGCTTTGTTGCCACCAACAAATCTGAGACCATGAAACCATGAGATGAAATTTAGTGGCGAATACTGTGATGATCAGAGCAAAAGAGGAGcagccaggttcataagcaTAGAAGTTACATACTTCTGATATGGATAACAGGAATCATTTGCaaaagacattttaacatgTAGCAGTAGGATGAGCACCAGGTTAGAGGTTAAAAACTTATATGAGCCTTTATGTTATATGCTAGCACAAATTTTAACCAAAGACCCCAACAACCCAAATGGCTGTTTTCTTAAGATAACTAATGGGTGGAGCCTCTAGGCCCCTTATTATAAATAGCTTTTCCTTACAAAGCGTACAATGGCGTTGATCATCACTTAGCTATTCACGTGGATTATACACACATAACTTGTCTGCTATTGTACGCAAagggaaaatgtgtattccaTGATTGGCATGCAAGCGGTTTATGCATGTTGCTGCAGTCACTGGAAGACATCGGTTCCAAAAAGAGGGCTGTATCAAAAAACCTCTCCTTGATATTGCTTTGATTTGTATTTGACATGGTCACCTGTATCTTTTAATGGAGTCTGCAAATCGTCTGCAACATTCAGCAACTACCAAGTGTGTGTCACATTGTTAACAGTTTGCTGTAGTTGGCAattgtttgcagacaagttggcatCTTCCTCGCAAGCTATGGAAGACTAAAGCAATtgcaaggaggtttttggtgcagcagcatAAACCTCTTTACACAGGCCTTATTCACTCAACCCTACAACATCACATATCCAAAATGTCACGCAAAACTTGAATATGGGTGCTAAGCTATGTTTCAAAGTGCTGactgttatttgttttttccttttcaatGCTTTTGTAGATATCTTGAAGTACTATCCAAGGTATATCAGATTGACTTCAGCTTTTAGATATGTGGAAATTTAATATATgaaaaatccaaaaataacaaTTTGATTGTTGATTGTTGTTGATATaactttattagtcccacaaggggaaatttcatgttaaggctgccgacctattgcacgcaatggcagcgccatcttaccctccgaccatacatacattacacaaaaacatcacatggggaagacaggtcagagaggtatacatggaaaagcacaacatgaggaaagataaagagaaaaaaataactccccccagactgagctccaacagggagatcagtttgagaacagaaaaaaacacctctgcacatagcacatgaaaaaactcttaatacaccaaagaaacacatgacaagcaacagtggtgggtaaagggtgagagacagccgatgtagacagtacatccgggcctgcagcctatgcgctggtctccatgatccaccgtcagcatcggaagggaataagcgtcgaaggcgtttggaggggagaggggggatgagtgtacatctgcatgtgtatgtctgtgtgcgtgtgtgtgtgtatgtccagagttcagctgagacagtgtccttcgccctgccaggctaagtaaacagtcttccagccaacccaggtggccttgcatagaatgggaagaacagtctaaacacagtcgttatcagggagtttttgttcggctccagccttgagctCTCAGCTGGCACCGAAGGGATAGCCGAGTTATGATGATGGTTTTCTTTTTATGCgaacaactcatgagaatttcaaaGTTGTTCTTAACACTCCGAcac encodes the following:
- the cpm gene encoding carboxypeptidase M isoform X1, with translation MLSLLFFLLPPFFLFTPTWALEFRYHNNHEIEQYLKQVSTSNPDITHLYSIGQSSKGQQLWVLALGVSPHQHTVGIPEFKYVGNMHGNEVLGRVLLLQLIDELVRSYRSNETWSLRLLNSTRIHILPTMNPDGFDVADKDCYNGQGRYNGNGIDLNRDFPDAFAGVQSQQVFEERREAEVQAVIGWLRTESFVLSANLHGGAVVASYPYDNSNGGSELVGGASIAPDNDVFVHLAKEYSHNHASMYQGNLCMDSRPFLEGITNGFQWYRLEGGMQDYNYVWGQCLEITLELSCCKFPPARELPALWNDNKKALLAYIQQVHLGVKGQVFDGSGVPVENAVVEVRGRRNICPFRTNQHGEYYRLLLPGNYTFTVTYPGHEVLTKTLSVPYGPDQYSALKHDFLLRRIARTTRRTVGSATQTDATPTCNYTLQQKAGGPMNRPTWSSLAIGLSMAAVLRSLID